One window of the Nocardia terpenica genome contains the following:
- a CDS encoding cold-shock protein — MADRQSGTVKFFNDDKGFGFIAPDGGGDDLFVHFKAIESDGFRSLKEGQRVSFVPERGQKGMQAAQVRSE, encoded by the coding sequence ATGGCCGACAGGCAGAGCGGGACTGTGAAGTTTTTCAACGACGACAAGGGGTTCGGCTTCATCGCCCCCGATGGCGGCGGGGACGACCTGTTCGTGCACTTCAAGGCGATCGAGAGCGACGGTTTCCGGTCGCTGAAGGAGGGGCAGCGGGTGTCGTTCGTGCCCGAGCGGGGTCAGAAGGGCATGCAGGCCGCGCAGGTCCGATCGGAGTAA
- a CDS encoding carbohydrate ABC transporter permease — protein MDRRVRRALTSYALLLPSLVGVGVFLALPVVVVAWLSLHSWDLLGPMAFAGLRNWRAVLGDREFGHSLVVTLALTGIVVPVQTVLGFAAAALLARRRGGSALRVVYALPWMCAPVAVGVVWQWLFAPTGGAIDALLGRHIEWLTDPALALPSVAAVSIWANVGYVALFFVAGIRAIPRELLDAGALDGATGWRRIRWLILPLLRPTMFFVLVTGVLTAFQTFDTVYALTKGGPGDRTEVVAMRIFSEAFVAARPGRAAVMAIVVCVVMVAITLVQHRYFRNRTTYEY, from the coding sequence ATGGACCGACGGGTTCGTCGCGCGCTGACGAGTTACGCGCTGCTGCTGCCCAGCCTGGTCGGGGTGGGGGTGTTTCTGGCGCTGCCCGTGGTCGTGGTGGCGTGGCTCAGCCTGCACAGCTGGGACCTGTTGGGGCCCATGGCGTTCGCGGGGCTGCGGAATTGGCGGGCGGTGCTGGGGGATCGGGAGTTCGGGCATTCGCTGGTGGTGACGCTGGCGCTGACGGGGATCGTGGTGCCGGTGCAGACCGTGCTGGGGTTCGCGGCGGCGGCGCTGCTGGCGCGGCGGCGGGGTGGCTCGGCGCTGCGGGTGGTGTACGCGCTGCCGTGGATGTGCGCGCCGGTGGCGGTGGGCGTGGTGTGGCAGTGGCTGTTCGCGCCGACCGGCGGGGCGATCGATGCGCTGCTCGGGCGGCACATCGAGTGGCTGACCGATCCGGCGCTGGCACTGCCCTCGGTCGCGGCGGTGAGCATCTGGGCCAATGTCGGTTATGTGGCGCTGTTCTTCGTCGCCGGGATCCGCGCGATTCCGCGCGAGCTGCTGGACGCGGGCGCGCTGGACGGGGCCACCGGCTGGCGGCGCATCCGCTGGCTGATCCTGCCGCTGCTGCGGCCCACCATGTTCTTCGTCCTGGTCACCGGCGTGCTCACCGCCTTCCAGACCTTCGACACGGTGTACGCGCTGACGAAGGGGGGTCCGGGCGATCGCACGGAAGTGGTTGCGATGCGGATCTTCTCCGAGGCGTTCGTCGCGGCGCGGCCGGGCCGGGCGGCGGTGATGGCGATCGTGGTGTGCGTGGTGATGGTCGCCATCACCCTGGTGCAGCACCGCTACTTCCGGAATCGGACCACCTATGAGTACTGA
- a CDS encoding DUF4440 domain-containing protein, which yields MIDHDALVAEIRTLHDDLARWLGRPDSADGLERFEAQTHDEFSMVVLQGSVVTREQLFAGLRGAGNSVPGLTIDILDIEVLHRSAECAVARFREVHHRPEGAAARLTTALLVPDAQGRNGLRWRSVHETAAGSR from the coding sequence ATGATCGATCACGACGCGCTCGTCGCCGAGATCCGCACGCTGCACGACGACCTGGCTCGCTGGCTGGGACGGCCGGATTCGGCCGACGGGCTGGAGCGTTTCGAGGCGCAGACGCACGACGAGTTCTCCATGGTCGTCCTGCAGGGCTCGGTCGTGACGCGGGAGCAGTTGTTCGCGGGACTGCGGGGTGCGGGGAATTCCGTGCCCGGCCTCACCATCGACATCCTCGATATCGAGGTGCTGCATCGGTCGGCGGAGTGTGCGGTGGCGCGATTCCGGGAGGTGCATCATCGCCCGGAAGGGGCCGCGGCGCGGCTGACCACCGCCCTCCTGGTGCCGGATGCGCAGGGGCGTAACGGGTTGCGGTGGCGCAGTGTTCATGAGACCGCGGCGGGAAGCAGGTAG